Proteins encoded together in one Oryzias latipes chromosome 11, ASM223467v1 window:
- the eppk1 gene encoding epiplakin encodes MEKTAVDSSSSKTAIRTTITEVTIFQGIRKDVTASELLQSKIIDENTFKDLSAGKLTVTEISEKDSVRKYLEGTNSIAGVYLQATKETLSIQEAKSRGLLTPGTSLVLLEAQAATGFVIDPVKNKKLSVEEAVAQGVVGKEWKSKLLSAERAVTGYKDPYTGDTISLFQALKKDLIVKDHGIRLLEAQIATGGIIDPVYSHRVPVQVAYERGYFDEEMNQILSDPDDDTKGFFDPNTQENLTYLQLIERCTTDPVTGLSLLVIVKKGEFYFFVDEATKLILKSTTTTKAGGKYRGTTVSLWDLLYSKYITEEKRREFVQQYKTGTITIKQFMDSVLKIVEEQTASRIEKTAVDSSLSNTSIRTTITEVTTFQGIRKDVTASELLQSKIIDENTFKDLSAGKLTVAEISEKDSVRKYLEGTNSIAGVYLQATKETLSIQEAKSRGLLTPGTSLVLLEAQAATGFVIDPVKNKKLSVEEAVAQGVVGKEWKSKLLSAERAVTGYKDPYTGDTISLFQALKKDLIVKDHGIRLLEAQIATGGIIDPVYSHRVPVQVAYERGYFDEEMNQILSDPDDDTKGFFDPNTQENLTYLQLIERCTTDPVTGVSLLVIVKKGEFYFFVDEATKLILKSTTTTKAGGKYRGTTVSLWDLLYSKYITEEKRRELVQQYKTGTITIKQFMDSVLKIVEEQTTSRIEKTAVDSSSSNTSIRTTITEVTTFQGIRKDVTASELLQSKIIDENTFKDLSAGKLTVAEISEKDSVRKYLEGTNSIAGVYLQATKETLSIQEAKSRGLLKPGTSLVLLEAQAATGFVIDPVKNKKHSVEEAVAQGVVGKEWKSKLLSAERAVTGYKDPYTGDTISLFQALKKDLIVKDHGIRLLEAQIATGGIIDPVYSHRVPVQVAYERGYFDEEMNQILSDPDDDTKGFFDPNTQENLTYLQLIERCTTDPVTGLSLLVIVKKGEFYFFVDEATKLILKSTTTTKAGGKYRGTTVSLWDLLYSKYITEEKRRELVQQYKTGTITIKQFMDSVLKIVEEQTASRIEKTAVDSSSSNTSIRTTITEVTTFQGIRKDVTASELLQSKIIDENTFKDLSAGKLTVAEISEKDSVRKYLEGTNSIAGVYLQATKETLSIQEAKSRGLLKPGTSLVLLEAQAATGFVIDPVKNKKHSVEEAVAQGVVGKEWKSKLLSAERAVTGYKDPYTGDTISLFQALKKDLIVKDHGIRLLEAQIATGGIIDPVYSHRVPVQVAYERGYFDEEMNQILSDPDDDTKGFFDPNTQENLTYLQLIERCTTDPVTGLSLLVIVKKGEFYFFVDEATKLILKSTTTTKAGGKYRGTTVSLWDLLYSKYITEEKRRELVQQYKTGTITIKQFMDSVLKIVEEQTASRIEKTAVDSSSSNTSIRTTITEVTTFQGIRKDVTASELLQSKIIDENTFKDLSAGKLTVAEISEKDSVRKYLEGTNSIAGVYLQATKETLSIQEAKSRGLLTPGTSLVLLEAQAATGFVIDPVKNKKLSVEEAVAQGVVGKEWKSKLLSAERAVTGYKDPYTGDTISLFQALKKDLIVKDHGIRLLEAQIATGGIIDPVYSHRVPVQVAYERGYFDEEMNQILSDPDDDTKGFFDPNTQENLTYLQLIERCTTDPVTGLSLLVIVKKGEFYFFVDEATKLILKSTTTTKAGGKYRGTTVSLWDLLYSKYITEEKRRELVQQYKTGTITIKQFMDSVLKIVEEQTASRIEKTAVDSSSSNTSIRTTITEVTTFQGIRKDVTASELLQSKIIDENTFKDLSAGKLTVAEISEKDSVRKYLEGTNSIAGVYLQATKETLSIQEAKSRGLLTPGTSLVLLEAQAATGFVIDPVKNKKLSVEEAVAQGVVGKEWKSKLLSAERAVTGYKDPYTGDTISLFQALKKDLIVKDHGIRLLEAQIATGGIIDPVYSHRVPVQVAYERGYFDEEMNQILSDPDDDTKGFFDPNTQENLTYLQLIERCTTDPVTGLSLLVIVKKGEFYFFVDEATKLILKSTTTTKAGGKYRGTTVSLWDLLYSKYITEEKRRELVQQYKTGTITIKQFMDSVLKIVEEQTTSRIEKTAVDSSSSNTSIRTTITEVTTFQGIRKDVTASELLQSKIIDENTFKDLSAGKLTVAEISEKDSVRKYLKGTNSIAGVYLQATKETLSIQEAKSRGLLTPGTSLVLLEAQAATGFVIDPVKNKKLSVEEAVAQGVVGKEWKSKLLSAERAVTGYKDPYTGDTISLFQALKKDLIVKDHGIRLLEAQIATGGIIDPVYSHRVPSQVAYERGYFDEEMNQILSDPDDDTKGFFDPNTQENLTYLQLIERCTTDPITGLCLLPLVK; translated from the coding sequence ATGGAGAAAACAGCTGTAGACAGCTCCTCGTCAAAAACAGCCATCAGAACAACAATTACTGAGGTGACTATCTTCCAGGGAATCAGAAAAGATGTCACGGCTTCAGAGCTGTTacaatcaaaaatcattgacgAGAACACCTTCAAAGACCTCTCTGCTGGAAAGCTCACAGTGACTGAAATTAGTGAAAAGGACTCTGTGCGCAAATACCTCGAGGGCACCAACAGCATCGCTGGAGTGTACCTTCAGGCCACAAAAGAGACACTCAGTATTCAAGAGGCAAAGAGCCGAGGCCTGCTGACACCTGGGACCTCACTGGTTCTGCTGGAGGCCCAAGCGGCTACAGGCTTTGTCATTGACCCAGTCAAGAACAAGAAGCTCTCAGTGGAGGAAGCTGTAGCTCAAGGAGTGGTTGGAAAGGAATGGAAGAGCAAGCTGCTCTCGGCTGAGAGAGCAGTCACGGGATACAAAGATCCCTACACTGGAGACACAATTTCCTTGTTCCAGGCTCTAAAGAAGGATCTCATTGTGAAAGATCATGGCATTCGTCTACTTGAGGCACAAATCGCCACAGGAGGCATTATTGATCCAGTCTACAGTCACAGAGTCCCTGTTCAAGTGGCGTACGAAAGAGGCTACTTTGATGAAGAAATGAACCAGATACTCTCTGACCCTGATGATGACACAAAAGGCTTCTTTGATCCCAACACCCAAGAGAACCTCACCTATCTCCAGCTGATTGAACGGTGCACTACGGATCCCGTCACAGGGCTCAGCTTATTGGTCATTGTAAAGAAAGGAGAGTTCTATTTCTTTGTTGATGAGGCAACAAAGCTCATTCTGAAGTCCACTACAACAACAAAAGCTGGAGGAAAGTACAGGGGAACCACAGTGTCTCTGTGGGATCTGCTCTACTCCAAATATATCACTGAAGAAAAGAGGAGAGAGTTTGTCCAACAGTACAAGACGGGAACCATCACAATCAAACAATTTATGGACAGTGTCCTGAAAATTGTGGAGGAGCAGACCGCAAGTCGAATTGAGAAAACAGCTGTAGACAGCTCCTTGTCAAATACATCCATCAGAACAACAATTACTGAGGTGACTACCTTCCAGGGAATCAGAAAAGATGTCACGGCTTCAGAGCTGTTacaatcaaaaatcattgacgAGAACACCTTCAAAGACCTCTCTGCTGGAAAGCTCACAGTGGCTGAAATTAGTGAAAAGGACTCTGTGCGCAAATACCTCGAGGGCACCAACAGCATCGCTGGAGTGTACCTTCAGGCCACAAAAGAGACACTCAGTATTCAAGAGGCAAAGAGCCGAGGCCTGCTGACACCTGGGACTTCACTGGTTCTGCTGGAGGCCCAAGCGGCTACAGGCTTTGTCATTGACCCAGTCAAGAACAAGAAGCTCTCAGTGGAGGAAGCTGTAGCTCAAGGAGTGGTTGGAAAGGAATGGAAGAGCAAGCTGCTCTCGGCTGAGAGAGCAGTCACGGGATACAAAGATCCCTACACTGGAGACACAATTTCCTTGTTCCAGGCTCTAAAGAAGGATCTCATTGTGAAAGATCATGGCATTCGTCTACTTGAGGCACAAATCGCCACAGGAGGCATTATTGATCCAGTCTACAGTCACAGAGTCCCTGTTCAAGTGGCGTACGAAAGAGGCTACTTTGATGAAGAAATGAACCAAATACTCTCTGACCCTGATGATGACACAAAGGGCTTCTTTGATCCCAACACCCAAGAGAACCTCACCTATCTCCAGCTGATTGAACGGTGCACTACGGATCCCGTCACAGGGGTCAGCTTATTGGTCATTGTAAAGAAAGGAGAGTTCTATTTCTTTGTTGATGAGGCAACAAAGCTCATTCTGAAGTCCACTACAACAACAAAAGCTGGAGGGAAGTACAGGGGAACCACAGTGTCTCTGTGGGATCTGCTCTACTCCAAATATATCACTGAAGAAAAGAGGAGAGAGCTTGTCCAACAGTACAAGACAGGAACCATCACAATCAAACAATTTATGGACAGTGTCCTGAAAATTGTGGAGGAGCAGACCACAAGTCGAATTGAGAAAACAGCTGTAGACAGCTCCTCGTCAAATACATCCATCAGAACAACAATTACTGAGGTGACTACCTTCCAGGGAATCAGAAAAGATGTCACGGCTTCAGAGCTGTTacaatcaaaaatcattgacgAGAACACCTTCAAAGACCTCTCTGCTGGAAAGCTCACAGTGGCTGAAATTAGTGAAAAGGACTCTGTGCGCAAATACCTCGAGGGCACCAACAGCATCGCTGGAGTGTACCTTCAGGCCACAAAAGAGACACTCAGTATTCAAGAGGCAAAGAGCCGAGGCCTGCTGAAACCTGGGACCTCACTGGTTCTGCTGGAGGCCCAAGCGGCTACAGGCTTTGTCATTGACCCAGTCAAGAACAAGAAGCACTCAGTGGAGGAAGCTGTAGCTCAAGGAGTGGTTGGAAAGGAATGGAAGAGCAAGCTGCTCTCGGCTGAGAGAGCAGTCACGGGATACAAAGATCCCTACACTGGAGACACAATTTCATTGTTCCAGGCTCTAAAGAAGGATCTCATTGTGAAAGATCATGGCATTCGTCTACTTGAGGCACAAATCGCCACAGGAGGCATTATTGATCCAGTCTACAGTCACAGAGTCCCTGTTCAAGTGGCGTACGAAAGAGGCTACTTTGATGAAGAAATGAACCAGATACTCTCTGACCCTGATGATGACACAAAAGGCTTCTTTGATCCCAACACCCAAGAGAACCTCACCTATCTCCAGCTGATTGAACGGTGCACTACGGATCCCGTCACAGGGCTCAGCTTATTGGTCATTGTAAAGAAAGGAGAGTTCTATTTCTTTGTTGATGAGGCAACAAAGCTCATTCTGAAGTCCACTACAACAACAAAAGCTGGAGGGAAGTACAGGGGAACCACAGTGTCTCTGTGGGATCTGCTCTACTCCAAATATATCACTGAAGAAAAGAGGAGAGAGCTTGTCCAACAGTACAAGACGGGAACCATCACAATCAAACAATTTATGGACAGTGTCCTGAAAATTGTGGAGGAGCAGACCGCAAGTCGAATTGAGAAAACAGCTGTAGACAGCTCCTCGTCAAATACATCCATCAGAACAACAATTACTGAGGTGACTACCTTCCAGGGAATCAGAAAAGATGTCACGGCTTCAGAGCTGTTacaatcaaaaatcattgacgAGAACACCTTCAAAGACCTCTCTGCTGGAAAGCTCACAGTGGCTGAAATTAGTGAAAAGGACTCTGTGCGCAAATACCTCGAGGGCACCAACAGCATCGCTGGAGTGTACCTTCAGGCCACAAAAGAGACACTCAGTATTCAAGAGGCAAAGAGCCGAGGCCTGCTGAAACCTGGGACCTCACTGGTTCTGCTGGAGGCCCAAGCGGCTACAGGCTTTGTCATTGACCCAGTCAAGAACAAGAAGCACTCAGTGGAGGAAGCTGTAGCTCAAGGAGTGGTTGGAAAGGAATGGAAGAGCAAGCTGCTCTCGGCTGAGAGAGCAGTCACGGGATACAAAGATCCCTACACTGGAGACACAATTTCATTGTTCCAGGCTCTAAAGAAGGATCTCATTGTGAAAGATCATGGCATTCGTCTACTTGAGGCACAAATCGCCACAGGAGGCATTATTGATCCAGTCTACAGTCACAGAGTCCCTGTTCAAGTGGCGTACGAAAGAGGCTACTTTGATGAAGAAATGAACCAGATACTCTCTGACCCTGATGATGACACAAAAGGCTTCTTTGATCCCAACACCCAAGAGAACCTCACCTATCTCCAGCTGATTGAACGGTGCACTACGGATCCCGTCACAGGGCTCAGCTTATTGGTCATTGTAAAGAAAGGAGAGTTCTATTTCTTTGTTGATGAGGCAACAAAGCTCATTCTGAAGTCCACTACAACAACAAAAGCTGGAGGGAAGTACAGGGGAACCACAGTGTCTCTGTGGGATCTGCTCTACTCCAAATATATCACTGAAGAAAAGAGGAGAGAGCTTGTCCAACAGTACAAGACAGGAACCATCACAATCAAACAATTTATGGACAGTGTCCTGAAAATTGTGGAGGAGCAGACCGCAAGTCGAATTGAGAAAACAGCTGTAGACAGCTCCTCGTCAAATACATCCATCAGAACAACAATTACTGAGGTGACTACCTTCCAGGGAATCAGAAAAGATGTCACGGCTTCAGAGCTGTTacaatcaaaaatcattgacgAGAACACCTTCAAAGACCTCTCTGCTGGAAAGCTCACAGTGGCTGAAATTAGTGAAAAGGACTCTGTGCGCAAATACCTCGAGGGCACCAACAGCATCGCTGGAGTGTACCTTCAGGCCACAAAAGAGACACTCAGTATTCAAGAGGCAAAGAGCCGAGGCCTGCTGACACCTGGGACCTCACTGGTTCTGCTGGAGGCCCAAGCGGCTACAGGCTTTGTCATTGACCCAGTCAAGAACAAGAAGCTCTCAGTGGAGGAAGCTGTAGCTCAAGGAGTGGTTGGAAAGGAATGGAAGAGCAAGCTGCTCTCGGCTGAGAGAGCAGTCACGGGATACAAAGATCCCTACACTGGAGACACCATTTCCTTGTTCCAGGCTCTAAAGAAGGATCTCATTGTGAAAGATCATGGCATTCGTCTACTTGAGGCACAAATCGCCACAGGAGGTATTATTGATCCAGTCTACAGTCACAGAGTCCCTGTTCAAGTGGCGTACGAAAGAGGCTACTTTGATGAAGAAATGAACCAGATACTCTCTGACCCTGATGATGACACAAAAGGCTTCTTTGATCCCAACACCCAAGAGAACCTCACCTATCTCCAGCTGATTGAACGATGCACTACGGATCCCGTCACAGGGCTCAGCTTATTGGTCATTGTAAAGAAAGGAGAGTTCTATTTCTTTGTTGATGAGGCAACAAAGCTCATTCTGAAGTCCACTACAACAACAAAAGCTGGAGGGAAGTACAGGGGAACCACAGTGTCTCTGTGGGATCTGCTCTACTCCAAATATATCACTGAAGAAAAGAGGAGAGAGCTTGTCCAACAGTACAAGACAGGAACCATCACAATCAAACAATTTATGGACAGTGTCCTGAAAATTGTGGAGGAGCAGACCGCAAGTCGAATTGAGAAAACAGCTGTAGACAGCTCCTCGTCAAATACATCCATCAGAACAACAATTACTGAGGTGACTACCTTCCAGGGAATCAGAAAAGATGTCACGGCTTCAGAGCTGTTacaatcaaaaatcattgacgAGAACACCTTCAAAGACCTCTCTGCTGGAAAGCTCACAGTGGCTGAAATTAGTGAAAAGGACTCTGTGCGCAAATACCTCGAGGGCACCAACAGCATCGCTGGAGTGTACCTTCAGGCCACAAAAGAGACACTCAGTATTCAAGAGGCAAAGAGCCGAGGCCTGCTGACACCTGGGACCTCACTGGTTCTGCTGGAGGCCCAAGCGGCTACAGGCTTTGTCATTGACCCAGTCAAGAACAAGAAGCTCTCAGTGGAGGAAGCTGTAGCTCAAGGAGTGGTTGGAAAGGAATGGAAGAGCAAGCTGCTCTCGGCTGAGAGAGCAGTCACGGGATACAAAGATCCCTACACTGGAGACACCATTTCCTTGTTCCAGGCTCTAAAGAAGGATCTCATTGTGAAAGATCATGGCATTCGTCTACTTGAGGCACAAATCGCCACAGGAGGCATTATTGATCCAGTCTACAGTCACAGAGTCCCTGTTCAAGTGGCGTACGAAAGAGGCTACTTTGATGAAGAAATGAACCAGATACTCTCTGACCCTGATGATGACACAAAAGGCTTCTTTGATCCCAACACCCAAGAGAACCTCACCTATCTCCAGCTGATTGAACGGTGCACTACGGATCCCGTCACAGGGCTCAGCTTATTGGTCATTGTAAAGAAAGGAGAGTTCTATTTCTTTGTTGATGAGGCAACAAAGCTCATTCTGAAGTCCACTACAACAACAAAAGCTGGAGGGAAGTACAGGGGAACCACAGTGTCTCTGTGGGATCTGCTCTACTCCAAATATATCACTGAAGAAAAGAGGAGAGAGCTTGTCCAACAGTACAAGACAGGAACCATCACAATCAAACAATTTATGGACAGTGTCCTGAAAATTGTGGAGGAGCAGACCACAAGTCGAATTGAGAAAACAGCTGTAGACAGCTCCTCGTCAAATACATCCATCAGAACAACAATTACTGAGGTGACTACCTTCCAGGGAATCAGAAAAGATGTCACGGCTTCAGAGCTGTTacaatcaaaaatcattgacgAGAACACCTTCAAAGACCTCTCTGCTGGAAAGCTCACAGTGGCTGAAATTAGTGAAAAGGACTCTGTGCGCAAATACCTCAAGGGCACCAACAGCATCGCTGGAGTGTACCTTCAGGCCACAAAAGAGACACTCAGTATTCAAGAGGCAAAGAGCCGAGGCCTGCTGACACCTGGGACCtctctggttctgctggaggcCCAAGCGGCTACAGGCTTTGTCATTGACCCAGTCAAGAACAAGAAGCTCTCAGTGGAGGAAGCTGTAGCTCAAGGAGTGGTTGGAAAGGAATGGAAGAGCAAGCTGCTCTCGGCTGAGAGAGCAGTCACAGGATACAAAGATCCCTACACTGGAGACACAATTTCTTTGTTCCAGGCTCTAAAGAAGGATCTCATTGTGAAAGATCATGGCATTCGTCTACTTGAGGCTCAAATTGCCACAGGAGGCATTATTGATCCAGTCTACAGTCACAGAGTACCCAGTCAAGTGGCGTACGAAAGAGGCTACTTTGATGAAGAAATGAACCAGATACTCTCTGACCCTGATGATGACACAAAAGGCTTCTTTGATCCCAACACCCAAGAGAACCTCACCTATCTCCAGCTGATTGAGAGGTGCACTACAGATCCCATCACAGGTCTTTGCTTACTCCCGCTGGTAAAATAA